One segment of Sulfobacillus thermosulfidooxidans DSM 9293 DNA contains the following:
- a CDS encoding winged helix-turn-helix transcriptional regulator yields the protein MSIEIFLSIIEVRAMESWRDVTCPIQRTAMLFADVYIIMILRDLATGQKRFTELQQAGINPRILSQRLKMLTREGVISRTRFVEKPPRVEYALTPKGLALMPILDALKTFGEKYLPLDDNASSSSSS from the coding sequence GTGAGCATAGAAATATTTTTGTCGATTATTGAGGTGAGGGCGATGGAATCGTGGCGTGATGTTACCTGTCCTATTCAAAGGACAGCCATGCTATTTGCAGATGTCTATATCATTATGATTTTACGGGATTTAGCCACGGGACAAAAGCGCTTCACGGAATTGCAACAAGCGGGAATTAATCCAAGAATTCTTAGCCAGCGATTAAAAATGCTCACCCGTGAAGGCGTGATTAGTCGCACCCGCTTTGTTGAAAAGCCGCCCCGGGTAGAATATGCCTTAACCCCCAAGGGACTGGCTTTAATGCCCATTTTAGACGCGCTTAAAACATTCGGGGAAAAATATTTGCCTCTGGATGACAACGCGTCCTCGTCCTCGTCATCATGA
- a CDS encoding ATP-binding protein yields MTWLADTAFEESERFVGRTSELQQFQAWLHDSRPLTQLWDVHGIAGMGKSTLLWQWMANARRQQVPSVWMDGRSCPKQPVQFLDHLFDITENVLPISPRKKNSWPERFLWVIDNFDDLESLEAWLREDLIARLPEQGGLLVFASRRGLSAHWHVHPIWASRLRKLPLKPWTLYEARTYFHRLGLKMTEELQQVLRPLHGHPLSMAVAGEYFTRRGTVMNKRDYSFLETITAELLREVTDSQLHPFLDILTVLPSANQDMITAIAEPLAISTQQYRDLSRLSFVRLVPSGLALHDVVRSQLLASMQEHHPMTLKQLRLKALDYLGTLYRQSQSGSEKNHLGYLLLEITAQSLPISSPYANIAAIDEIVRENQLKEGDLECLHTMIEHWGRQSLDMPSLAVAHAFLDDIARNIDDGIRIFRAPSGEPVAFFASLPLYQKTVDLIERYVPGSVARYFPHDTEFPRDRDQVDTFFGVLVGVKPDDPRYHPHDLLGILIRDGLSHLGRGLRGVIGVSEPNFKELLELLGFMAHPIDAEQGIYAFTLDMRQRDFLLWVGSIVQALNRPAIRMQYPVDENLLRRVLKALHDPGAFKKTAIADILGCQPEEARYILQSLLTKAPVPPLTENEQNLLRLTFVERIGNADSIALALHLSRPTYYRMLKQSLVNLCTVLQSGDFLSATLE; encoded by the coding sequence ATGACATGGTTAGCGGATACAGCGTTTGAAGAATCGGAACGTTTCGTGGGTCGGACCAGTGAATTGCAACAGTTTCAGGCCTGGCTTCATGATTCTCGACCCCTTACCCAACTCTGGGATGTGCACGGCATTGCGGGGATGGGCAAGTCGACTTTATTATGGCAATGGATGGCAAATGCACGCCGTCAACAAGTGCCGTCAGTGTGGATGGACGGCCGTTCTTGCCCTAAGCAACCGGTGCAATTTCTTGACCACCTCTTTGACATCACGGAAAATGTCCTGCCGATTAGCCCGCGCAAAAAAAATTCGTGGCCTGAACGATTTCTTTGGGTTATCGATAATTTTGATGATCTTGAGTCGCTTGAAGCCTGGTTGCGAGAAGACCTTATTGCGCGGCTGCCAGAACAGGGAGGTCTTCTCGTTTTTGCCTCCCGCCGGGGACTGTCTGCACATTGGCATGTTCATCCCATTTGGGCTTCTCGGCTGCGAAAACTCCCCTTGAAGCCGTGGACGCTGTATGAAGCCCGCACATACTTTCACCGACTGGGATTAAAAATGACGGAGGAGTTGCAGCAGGTGCTTCGCCCATTACATGGTCATCCTTTGTCCATGGCAGTGGCCGGAGAATATTTTACGCGCCGAGGCACCGTCATGAATAAGCGGGACTATTCCTTTTTGGAAACCATTACCGCCGAATTATTGCGCGAAGTGACCGATTCCCAGCTTCATCCCTTTTTAGATATTTTAACGGTGTTACCGTCTGCCAACCAAGATATGATAACGGCCATTGCCGAGCCATTGGCGATCAGCACGCAACAATATCGGGATTTAAGCCGGCTATCCTTTGTCCGGCTGGTGCCTTCGGGACTGGCTCTTCATGATGTGGTACGTTCTCAGCTTTTAGCATCGATGCAAGAACATCATCCGATGACACTCAAACAGTTGCGCTTAAAAGCCTTGGATTATTTAGGCACTTTATATCGCCAGAGTCAGTCAGGCAGCGAAAAAAATCATCTTGGCTATCTGTTACTGGAGATTACCGCACAATCTTTGCCGATTTCGAGTCCTTACGCCAATATTGCGGCGATTGACGAGATTGTGCGCGAAAACCAGTTAAAGGAGGGTGACCTGGAGTGCCTTCATACCATGATCGAGCATTGGGGACGCCAAAGTTTGGACATGCCCAGTTTAGCTGTGGCCCATGCCTTTTTAGATGATATCGCCCGCAATATCGATGATGGGATTCGGATATTCCGGGCACCTAGTGGGGAGCCAGTAGCCTTTTTTGCGAGCCTGCCCCTGTACCAAAAGACTGTAGACCTTATCGAGCGCTATGTGCCTGGCAGTGTTGCCCGGTATTTTCCTCATGATACAGAGTTTCCTCGTGATAGGGACCAGGTGGACACGTTTTTTGGTGTCCTTGTGGGCGTGAAACCCGATGATCCCCGCTACCACCCGCATGATTTGTTAGGGATTTTAATTCGGGATGGGCTATCCCACCTCGGGCGCGGACTTCGCGGTGTGATTGGGGTTAGTGAACCCAATTTTAAAGAGTTACTGGAACTCTTAGGCTTTATGGCCCATCCCATTGATGCGGAGCAGGGCATTTATGCTTTTACTTTAGACATGCGCCAGCGTGATTTTTTGCTGTGGGTGGGTTCTATTGTGCAAGCTTTGAACCGACCAGCTATCCGGATGCAGTATCCCGTCGATGAAAATTTGCTGCGGCGGGTTTTAAAGGCGTTACACGATCCCGGGGCTTTTAAAAAAACGGCGATTGCTGATATTTTAGGGTGTCAACCCGAAGAAGCCCGCTACATCCTGCAATCTTTGCTGACCAAAGCGCCGGTTCCGCCTCTCACGGAAAATGAACAAAATTTGTTGCGGTTAACCTTTGTCGAACGCATCGGCAATGCGGACTCTATTGCCTTAGCTCTACATTTGTCGCGGCCAACCTATTACCGCATGTTGAAACAAAGTCTGGTAAACTTATGCACCGTTTTGCAATCTGGCGACTTTTTGTCAGCCACTTTAGAGTAA
- a CDS encoding PQQ-binding-like beta-propeller repeat protein, producing MKWHWPALVLGLAAIGTLGTFGITHSENMWPQVADQQIGASEWNMFGTGPSHDAVIENGPNQNLSVKWTRQFSQPLMQPSVVRGVVYVGGIGNKPAVYAIDAKTGKTLWKTDVNNQVMTTPVVHDGIVFVGSGNHNFPISHVPQYGVQIIRGNGPSAIYALDARTGAILWKHETQGEDMPTFVYANHLVYVANGSDELLALSPLTGQTVWKLSLPSYVSMSSPTIVGNMMYFGGTHPAAIYAINLQTHQVQWMHTLPHPLGGSDDVPPAAADGMIYFDYVQQVHNEPHEVVYALNAQNGHTVWTVDEGAGTIPVGPNGGPRDETGIPTIYGNRLYVSSPLTDSFYAFNLQTGALDFSVHFKSQMTQGPVIYQGVCYVGDVHGNFYAINATTGKIQGKLHFQGAFMPSTPVLVGQTLFIGDKAGQFMAIPLSEFAS from the coding sequence ATGAAATGGCATTGGCCTGCCCTTGTCTTAGGACTTGCAGCAATTGGAACGTTAGGTACATTCGGTATTACCCATTCGGAAAATATGTGGCCGCAAGTGGCTGACCAGCAAATTGGAGCATCGGAGTGGAATATGTTTGGAACGGGACCATCGCATGATGCGGTCATTGAAAATGGGCCGAACCAGAATCTCAGCGTGAAATGGACGCGTCAATTTTCACAGCCACTCATGCAGCCAAGTGTTGTCCGTGGTGTGGTTTACGTTGGGGGAATTGGGAACAAGCCCGCTGTCTATGCTATCGACGCCAAAACGGGTAAGACCTTGTGGAAAACCGATGTCAATAATCAAGTCATGACCACTCCGGTCGTGCATGATGGAATTGTTTTTGTGGGATCAGGCAATCATAATTTTCCAATATCTCACGTGCCCCAATATGGTGTACAGATTATTCGAGGTAATGGTCCCAGTGCCATTTATGCTCTAGATGCACGAACGGGCGCCATCTTATGGAAACATGAAACACAAGGCGAGGATATGCCCACTTTTGTGTACGCGAATCACTTAGTGTATGTGGCCAATGGATCCGATGAATTATTAGCTTTAAGCCCGCTGACAGGGCAAACCGTATGGAAACTGTCTTTGCCTTCTTATGTCAGCATGTCCTCCCCGACTATCGTGGGCAATATGATGTATTTTGGGGGAACGCATCCCGCCGCCATATATGCCATTAACCTCCAAACGCATCAAGTGCAATGGATGCACACCTTACCCCATCCTTTAGGAGGATCCGACGATGTGCCACCGGCGGCGGCCGATGGCATGATCTATTTCGATTATGTCCAACAAGTGCATAATGAGCCACATGAAGTGGTTTACGCGCTTAATGCGCAAAATGGCCATACGGTGTGGACCGTTGATGAAGGAGCGGGAACAATTCCAGTGGGACCCAATGGGGGACCACGAGATGAGACCGGAATTCCCACGATTTATGGAAACAGGTTATATGTCAGTAGTCCTTTAACGGATTCTTTTTACGCGTTTAATTTACAAACAGGTGCATTAGATTTTAGTGTGCACTTTAAGAGCCAAATGACCCAGGGCCCTGTCATCTATCAAGGCGTATGCTATGTGGGCGATGTGCACGGAAACTTTTATGCCATTAACGCCACAACCGGAAAAATTCAAGGAAAACTCCACTTTCAAGGGGCCTTTATGCCCTCCACGCCGGTGTTAGTGGGGCAAACCCTTTTCATTGGCGATAAAGCGGGTCAATTTATGGCGATTCCGTTATCGGAATTTGCATCATAA